The following proteins come from a genomic window of Vallitaleaceae bacterium 9-2:
- a CDS encoding sugar ABC transporter permease, whose protein sequence is MKNKDKPLTRTRASRSSIKKNKTIYLMLLPGICFLLVTSIYPIVWILRFMFYNYTSFGEFEFIGLQNFVKLAKDEIFFESLINTVIYASGKLVLTMPVAFLLAYFLNMKIKGRNIFRSVFFMPTVISVSIMSMVFYLIFNPYNGSANQLLLNWGIIEAPINWFSREKAMLTILFVAIWGAVGNYMIYFLSGLQTIPQEIYESADLDGAIGWRRLWYITLPMMSPIIQVVVMLAITQAFKDYETILVMTAGGPNGKTNVLYLYIYKLMFPMGDAAGSEVLQYGYGSAVAFVTAIFVGLITIFYLQWSKKMQETY, encoded by the coding sequence ATGAAAAATAAAGACAAACCATTGACAAGAACCAGGGCATCACGTAGTAGCATCAAGAAGAACAAAACCATTTATCTAATGCTTCTTCCAGGGATATGTTTTTTGCTGGTGACTTCGATTTATCCGATTGTATGGATACTTAGATTCATGTTTTATAACTATACATCTTTTGGCGAGTTTGAATTTATAGGACTTCAAAATTTTGTAAAGCTGGCAAAAGATGAAATTTTCTTTGAATCACTTATCAATACAGTTATATATGCAAGCGGAAAATTAGTATTAACGATGCCAGTAGCATTCTTATTAGCGTATTTTCTGAACATGAAAATCAAAGGGCGTAATATTTTTCGTTCGGTATTTTTTATGCCTACAGTCATAAGTGTCTCCATTATGAGTATGGTGTTTTACTTGATTTTTAATCCATACAACGGATCGGCAAATCAATTATTGCTCAATTGGGGGATAATAGAAGCTCCAATTAATTGGTTTAGTCGTGAAAAAGCAATGTTGACGATACTGTTTGTGGCTATTTGGGGAGCTGTAGGAAATTATATGATTTATTTTTTGTCAGGACTTCAAACGATTCCACAGGAAATATATGAAAGTGCGGATCTTGATGGTGCAATAGGCTGGAGACGCCTGTGGTATATCACATTGCCCATGATGTCACCGATAATTCAGGTGGTTGTTATGTTGGCGATTACCCAAGCATTTAAAGACTATGAGACAATTCTTGTTATGACAGCAGGGGGACCAAACGGTAAGACCAATGTGCTTTATTTATATATTTACAAACTTATGTTCCCAATGGGGGATGCGGCAGGATCAGAGGTGCTCCAATATGGTTATGGATCTGCAGTAGCTTTTGTAACTGCTATTTTTGTAGGGCTGATTACCATTTTTTATTTACAATGGTCAAAAAAAATGCAGGAAACATATTAG